Below is a window of Gemmatimonadota bacterium DNA.
TCCGCCCCAGATCCGTACGCGCAAGCGGACGGACCGCGGAAAGAACGGGACCGATTGCAACGCCAACCGTAGCACCTTCCGGAACATCGAACGGAAGGGACTCCACCTTCTCATCACCAACCCAAATCTCATCAACCAGACTGCGATCGTGCCAGCACACAACAGCTTTGGCACTGCTCCGCGGCGCCATTGCGCCCAGATCCTTCGGCGAATAGAGCACAATCGCCCGGGAACCATCCTGAACATTGTGACACTGACCCTCCTCAAAAAGAATCTGATCATTGGACCGCGCGGGCGTTGACCGAAACGACCCGAGCCAGTGATCGTCCAGCACATAGCGAGAATAAATAATACCCGTCTGATCCGTACCCGTCTTGTGATGCGCGATAAAAACACTCGACTGCCCGGTAATAAAGCGATTCGTCTGACTGCGAAGCTCCTGAGAAGAAACCCCCAGCGCAAACGAAGGACTGTGATACGTGGAAATCCCCACGCCATTTTCCGAATCAGCAGTCTCCGAAAGAAAAAACGTCTCCGGCCGATAATCGACCGCATCGGACAGCCACTCGGGAAGAACACCCGCCTCAATATATGCGCGAAAATCATCAATCTCCGGCGGCGACTGGCAAAAAAGCGCGTGCCGGTACGCCCGGCTAAAAGGACCTGCCCAGCGACCCGTAGGCGGATGAATATGCAGTGCTGCGGAAAGACCAATACGCGCGCACATCGCCCTGGCACCAATGCGCGTGGGCACGTGCTGGACCAGTTCGCCCAGCCTGTGCAAAACGCGCATCGCCACATTCGCGTAATTCGGACTATTAAACTCGTACGCACAGCCATTTCGAGTCGTAAAATCCATCCACGCCCGGAACTTCTCATACCCCCGACTCTTGAACGCCTCATCCCCAAGCAACTCCCCGCCCAAACACGTATTGGTAATATCCTTAACCACAATATTCGTATAGCGAAAATGAACATCAATCCGGCGAACCTCTTCCAGCCCCAGGCGAATACTCTGCCGGACGCGGTCTTGCAAATCTGCAGAAAGCGCATTCCCATAGTTAATCATCAGTGGAATAAGCTGAAAAAGACAAAACTGGACCGCATTCAAATCTTCCACCACCTCGTCCTCGCGCTCCCAGAGAAAATTCCCCAAATGGGGATCGCCCTCGCGGGTCTCCTGGCATGCCAGCATCGCATCGAGAACCTTTTCAGCCAAATCGACATCCTCGCGCGTACCATTCGCCAGAAGATCATTGGCAAACTCAGCCGCCTGACGCGGCGCGTGATAAATTTTGCCCTCTTCCCAGCGAGATAGCATAAAAGTCTCGGGATTAAAATACTGAGGAAGTGGTAGGGGTTGAGCTTTAGACATAATGCACTCCGATATTATTGACACATGATGGAAAGATGTGTAAAATGCGGTCAGCGGTCTAACCGCACCCAAAGTAGCCAGAACCCGATGGACTGGCAAGACAAACTCATTCGTATAGCGATGAACGAGTATTCACCCTCTACTCATTTGGCATCATGCAAAAACACACAAAAATCCTTTTATATCTCGCACTGGGACTAACACCTATTCTGACCAGTCTTGCCCATGCACAAACCGACCTGGCACGCGCAGATTTTGATGGCAATCGGAAGGTTGATATTCAAGACTTTCTCGCATTTGCCGCGGCTTTCGGAAAGACTTCATCGGAGGAAGGTTTTGATAGCAGAATGGATTTTAATGGCGACAACACCGTTAATATCCAGGACTTTCTCGCGTTTGTCGCGGTTTTCGGTCAATCTGTTGAACTGAAAGATCTGGCCGATTATCCGGTAGGGGTGTCCCTCCAGACGAAGTATTTGACCGATGATACCCGGGTGTCTATCGTCAAAAAGACGTTTAGCAGCATAACCGGCGGATGGGAAATGAAGCCGAAGCCGATTTCAACGGGACCCGGCACCTATAACTGGCGCAGAGCAGACGCGCTCGTGGATTTTGCGGAAGCCAACAACATGCAGGTCCATGGTCATACGTTGCTGTGGCACAATGCCGTGCCTACCTGGATGGAAAACTTCTCGGGGGACGATGCGGCCTTTGAAGCAGCCATAAAGGAATACATCACAACAGTGGTGCAGCGGTATCGCGGGCGGGTCGTCAGTTGGGACGTAGTCAACGAAGGCATTGACGGCACTGGAAAGGTGCGCGACAACTTGTTCAGCCAGCGTATGGGGAATGACTACATCGCCCGCCTGTTTCAGTATGCCCGTGAAGCAGACCCCGATGTATTGCTATTTTACAACGATTACGGCACATCGCAGCCCTGGGCCCGCGCCAAACGCGCTGGCATGCTAAACATGCTGGACGATTTCCAGACACGCGGCATTCCCATAGACGGGGTCGGTTTGCAAATGCATATTTCCTACAAATCCCCAGACATCTCGGCAATACGAGAAACCATTGACGAAATCGTGCGACGGGGACTCAAACTACACATCTCCGAACTGGACATCCGCATCAATCCCGATGGCGACCTGTCCGAACCGACTCAAGAGCGGCTCGAATTGCAAAAAAAACGCGTCATAGAAATCGTGACAGCTTTCCACCAGGTACCGGAAGCACAGCGATTTGGCATCACGATATGGGGAATAGCGGACCCGGACACCTGGCTCATACAGGCTGGACGAAGTCAGGGCCGTCCCGAATGGCCGCTCTTATTCGATGACCACCTGCAGCCCAAACCGGCTTACGATGGATTTATCGAAGCACTTCAGAACAGGGGACATTAGCCATAAATATCAGATCACTTGCGCTCTCTATTTTATCATTTGTCCTGTGGTTCCTACTGGCCTCAATGAACTCGCGCACGTGTGCCGCGGGTATGTCGCCCAATGTGGTGGTTCTATTCGTCGATGATCTGGGATGGAAGGACATCGGCTGTTACGGCGGACCCGCCATGACGCCAACGCTGGACGAGATGGCGGCAAAAGGTGTGCGCTTCACGGACTTTCATGCCGGGTGTGCGATCTGCTCACCCTCGCGTGCCGTGGCACTGACCGGGCGGCATCACATACGCGCAGGTGTTTACAATGCAATTAGCGACATCCATCACAACATGCATTTGCTGGAGCGCGAGACAACTCTGGCCGAGGTTCTGAAGGAACACAACTATGCCACAGCGCACTTTGGCAAATGGCATCTGGGTCTGCCGTATAGGGGCAAGAACAAACCCACGCCGGACATGCACGGCTTCGACTACTGGTTTGCGACAGAAAACAATGCCAACCCAAGCCACAGAAATCCCGTGAACTTTATTCGCAACGGCGAGCGGGTCGGCAAAATTGAAGGGTATGCCTGCCAGATTGTCGTCGATGAAGCGATCTCGTGGTTGGACAATGAGCGCGATTCCAATGCGCCCTTTTTTCTCAATATATGGTTTCACGAACCGCATGCTCAGCTTGCCGCGCCAGACGAAATTGTCTCGCAATACGGCCGCTTGAATGATTCCGCGGCGATTTATACCGCCACAGTTGACAATACCGACCGGGCAATTGCCCGTTTGTTATCCAAACTGCGGCAGATCGAATCGCTGGAAAACACGATCATTGTTTACTCATCTGACAACGGCAGCTATCGCTCAGACCGCGTCGGCAATTTGCGCGGCCAGAAAGGCTCTAACTTTGAAGGCGGCCACCGCGTACCGGGTATTTTCTATGCCCCTGGTCGGATTACGCAAGGACGCGTTGCGCATGAACCTGCTGGCATGGTCGATCTACTACCGACGATTTGCGGATTGCTCGGTATCGACAAACCCGAGGGCGTTTATCTGGATGGTTCTGACCTTACGCCATTGCTAACTGGAAATGCGAATCAATTCCAACGCCATAAACCGCTGTTCTGGCTGAGGCCAGAAGGATGGCCCGCTATGTCGCTCAGAAAGGGCAATTATACGCTGATTGGATTTCGCAACTTTAGCTTGCCAAATAATCGGGATGCTATGAATGCCATACTGGAGCAGATCGGAGAAATAATGGGCGAGGAAAATATCGATCGGACTCAGATGATCAACAGAAGGTTTGACAACCCGGAGGCGGAGAAGCTGCGCATGCAATATATAAAACTGAACCAATTTCCGGAGGCTTCAATCCCTGCAATCAAAGCCGGAGGCATCGGTCGGGTGGAACTGTACGATTTATCTATTGATATCGGGCAGCAGACAAATATCGCAAGCCAACATCCAGACATCGTTGCCCAGCTTAAAAAGCAAATAGACGAAATCTATGCCAGCATTATGGTAGATGCCCCCGAGTGGGTATCTACCACTGTTCCAAATCCAGATTTAGACGGCAACGGCAAGGTAGATCTTGCGGACTTTCTGATTTTTGTTCAGAGTTTTGGAAAAAAAATAGGCGATCCTGCATTTAACGCGGCAGCAGACTTAGACAGTAGTGGTTCCATCGACCTTGAAGATTTTCTGATTTTTGTTCAGAGTTTTGGCAATTGACAATCCCTGAAATTCACACTTCCTACTTCATAGGAGCCTCCCATGGCAACCGCCGAAACACCCATCGCGATACACGACCCCTCCCTCTACGAAACGACCAGACGGGCCGACTATCTCGACACCCTCGCCGACATCGACGACCGTCAAATCGCCCGATTCCACGAACAGGGATACCTCGCCATTCAACGGGCATTCACGCCACAACAAATCGAATCCGCGGGCCAGGCCATGTGGGACCTCATCGACGGCAAGAGCCAGGACTTCAAAGGCATAATGGCCGAAGCCGCCAAACGCGGACAATTTTCCGAACTCACAGGCAAAGCGCGCCGCGACAGCGTGCGTAAAATCTGGAAATTCGTCGATCATGACACGCGGCTCAACGACCTCGCCCACGACCCCAACATCCTCTCCGTCCTCTCCCGCATGATGGACGACACACCCGTACTCTTCCAGGACATGGGACTGATCAAACCCCCGCACATAGGCCGCGAAAAACCCTGGCACCAGGACTGCGCGTACTTCAACTACCCCTTAGGCACCACCGTCGTCGGCGTATGGATCGCCATCGATGCCGCAACAGAAGCAAACGGATGCTTGCACATCATCCCCGGCTCCCATCGCGAAGGACCCATCCCGCATTTCAGGCGGCGCGACTGGCAAATATGCGACACAGACGTCGCCGTACCCAGAAACGTCACCGTCCCACTCGACCCCGGCGGATGCCTCTTCTGGCACGGCATGACCCATCACGGCAGCCCAACCAACCGATCCGCCCACCGCCGCAGGGCACTACAGTACCACTACCGCCCCGAAAGCACCGTGGAAATGACCTCAAAAGAACGCCTCGCCATCTTCGGCGGCGACGAACTCGGGGTGACGTGCTGAACCAACTTTAGATATTGTTAAGATCAGTATTTTGGGTATATTTGATTGTCCTCACCCTCCACCAACACCACATACGCCTGCTCAATCTCTCTGTGAAAGCTCTCTGGTAGCCTTGCCCAATCGTGTATCTGCACAAGAATAGGCACATTCGACTGCTCCAACGCCTCGGTCAGATCAGCCAGTTGACCGCTGGGTATCCGCTCCAAATCCGGGCCTCTGAGCACCAGGTCCAGATCGCTGGCATCGTGACTCTCGCCATTGACGCGGGAGCCATAAGCCCACACCTCCACACCGGGCACATGCTCGCGCAGCAATACCTCGATTTGGTCTCGATAGCGGCTGGGCAGATCCAGACGATCAGTCATCAGTGTCCTCCCCTATTACGATAGTCAATTCTTTGGCGTCGGCAATGAACTGAGGAAGCAACTCAAGCGTCGCCTCGGCGAAGCCCTCGCCGTATTGGTGCGCTGTTTCATTGCGGTTGTCCCTATACGCCAGCCAACGCTCGCAACTCTCAATCGAGATCAGCCCGTGCTTTGCGGCATGGCGGAACAAATTCTTGAAAGTGAGACGGTCCGCCTCCCGATTGCTCGCGAAGAAAGGGCGGAGGCGTTTCTTCAACAGGCTACCACTCTGCTCCAAAACCAACTCAAATTCCTTGACGCAAGCGGCACGGAAGATGTCGTAGGTAATATCGTCCTCTTGACACTTTTGCAACTGCTCGAAAGCTACCTCCAGGGTCTGGATGCAGCGCGTAAGATAATCGGTATTGATTCGCATGTATTATCAAACCCCTATTAATTTGACAAATGCGGGCGACCACGGGCGGTGTACAACTGGTCGCAGTCCAGACCAGTTCACGGATCGCCCCTACAATCCGTGAACTGCTGGAAAAGCATCGGAAATATATTTTAGAAAAATCAGACCAAGCACAACATGCTTGTACTCTGCTGCATCCATACTGCCACGCAGTGCATCGGCCATCTGCCATAATTCCGCTTCATAATTGGTTGCGCTATCTGTTTTAGTCGTTGCCATCTTCACCCCTCTTCACCTGCGGCTCTCGCGGGAGCGGCACTTGCGGTTGCACAATACGGCGGCGTTGAGGCGTGAGGCGTTCCAGCAACTCTGGCGAAGGCTGGTACCCGTGCCGGAAATTCCCCCACGAAGGCCCGTATCGATACACCACAATGCGCCGCGTCCCCGCATTCATCCGCTTTGCCGACCCGTGTGAAATCCCATCCACAAAAACGAGCGCATCGCCCGCCTTCATAAACACCTCAACCGCGCCCACCGTCCCATCCACAGACCTGTCCTCTCCCATCCTCTGCTCATCGTAGTACGGATGCCTGAAATTCGCCTTGTGGCTCCCCGGAATCAACATCGTCCCGCCATCGCCCGGACCGATATCCGTCAGCGCCATCAGCACATTCACCTGCCCGCACATAAACCGCCCCCCGTGATACCGGAACTGATTCCTCGCAATCGGCGGAAACCCACCCGAATGCAAGCCAATCGCCTCGCCCGGCTCGCGAAAATTTGCCAAACACTCATCGATAAACATCGGACCGTGATG
It encodes the following:
- a CDS encoding cellulase family glycosylhydrolase produces the protein MQKHTKILLYLALGLTPILTSLAHAQTDLARADFDGNRKVDIQDFLAFAAAFGKTSSEEGFDSRMDFNGDNTVNIQDFLAFVAVFGQSVELKDLADYPVGVSLQTKYLTDDTRVSIVKKTFSSITGGWEMKPKPISTGPGTYNWRRADALVDFAEANNMQVHGHTLLWHNAVPTWMENFSGDDAAFEAAIKEYITTVVQRYRGRVVSWDVVNEGIDGTGKVRDNLFSQRMGNDYIARLFQYAREADPDVLLFYNDYGTSQPWARAKRAGMLNMLDDFQTRGIPIDGVGLQMHISYKSPDISAIRETIDEIVRRGLKLHISELDIRINPDGDLSEPTQERLELQKKRVIEIVTAFHQVPEAQRFGITIWGIADPDTWLIQAGRSQGRPEWPLLFDDHLQPKPAYDGFIEALQNRGH
- a CDS encoding sulfatase-like hydrolase/transferase, whose amino-acid sequence is MSPNVVVLFVDDLGWKDIGCYGGPAMTPTLDEMAAKGVRFTDFHAGCAICSPSRAVALTGRHHIRAGVYNAISDIHHNMHLLERETTLAEVLKEHNYATAHFGKWHLGLPYRGKNKPTPDMHGFDYWFATENNANPSHRNPVNFIRNGERVGKIEGYACQIVVDEAISWLDNERDSNAPFFLNIWFHEPHAQLAAPDEIVSQYGRLNDSAAIYTATVDNTDRAIARLLSKLRQIESLENTIIVYSSDNGSYRSDRVGNLRGQKGSNFEGGHRVPGIFYAPGRITQGRVAHEPAGMVDLLPTICGLLGIDKPEGVYLDGSDLTPLLTGNANQFQRHKPLFWLRPEGWPAMSLRKGNYTLIGFRNFSLPNNRDAMNAILEQIGEIMGEENIDRTQMINRRFDNPEAEKLRMQYIKLNQFPEASIPAIKAGGIGRVELYDLSIDIGQQTNIASQHPDIVAQLKKQIDEIYASIMVDAPEWVSTTVPNPDLDGNGKVDLADFLIFVQSFGKKIGDPAFNAAADLDSSGSIDLEDFLIFVQSFGN
- a CDS encoding phytanoyl-CoA dioxygenase family protein, giving the protein MATAETPIAIHDPSLYETTRRADYLDTLADIDDRQIARFHEQGYLAIQRAFTPQQIESAGQAMWDLIDGKSQDFKGIMAEAAKRGQFSELTGKARRDSVRKIWKFVDHDTRLNDLAHDPNILSVLSRMMDDTPVLFQDMGLIKPPHIGREKPWHQDCAYFNYPLGTTVVGVWIAIDAATEANGCLHIIPGSHREGPIPHFRRRDWQICDTDVAVPRNVTVPLDPGGCLFWHGMTHHGSPTNRSAHRRRALQYHYRPESTVEMTSKERLAIFGGDELGVTC
- a CDS encoding nucleotidyltransferase domain-containing protein encodes the protein MTDRLDLPSRYRDQIEVLLREHVPGVEVWAYGSRVNGESHDASDLDLVLRGPDLERIPSGQLADLTEALEQSNVPILVQIHDWARLPESFHREIEQAYVVLVEGEDNQIYPKY
- a CDS encoding nucleotidyltransferase, translating into MRINTDYLTRCIQTLEVAFEQLQKCQEDDITYDIFRAACVKEFELVLEQSGSLLKKRLRPFFASNREADRLTFKNLFRHAAKHGLISIESCERWLAYRDNRNETAHQYGEGFAEATLELLPQFIADAKELTIVIGEDTDD
- a CDS encoding phytanoyl-CoA dioxygenase family protein produces the protein MVPDLDVYLFDLRGYLHLEGALTDDEVQVLNDCLDEIPALKPGEWYGYVQGHSYGDVTSGINYQQIYEAGEPFEDLIDHPSWFEHVKLFIGAEGTFDHHHGPMFIDECLANFREPGEAIGLHSGGFPPIARNQFRYHGGRFMCGQVNVLMALTDIGPGDGGTMLIPGSHKANFRHPYYDEQRMGEDRSVDGTVGAVEVFMKAGDALVFVDGISHGSAKRMNAGTRRIVVYRYGPSWGNFRHGYQPSPELLERLTPQRRRIVQPQVPLPREPQVKRGEDGND